In Woeseia oceani, one DNA window encodes the following:
- a CDS encoding NAD(P)/FAD-dependent oxidoreductase — MDSNSVSYKVSSTWERPADPPHSLPADADIVIIGGGIVGVSTAWFLARQGVRVVLCEKGHIAGEQSGRNWGWVRQQGRDPRELPMMMESRRIWLDLEEQIGEEVGLKQCGCLFMARNAEQLEELESWLPIAKEHGLDTRIISGSTLDEQVSYASQQWRGAIYTASDCRAEPHKAAPAIARGAVREGATVLTHCAVRGIESEAGAVSAVVTEHGRIRTRVVLCAAGAWTSMFCRSLGISVPQLRVRGTVARTAPAPELLQGCMFDEKIGIRRRQDGGYTVAHGSILDHGITPSTLRYASKFIPALRQEFKVLRLSIGRDFWQELRTPKRWSLDAPSPFENTRVLNPAPNAAVLREIKSNLAETFPALADVELIESWAGMVETSPDVVPVMGESETFPGFHIATGFSGHGFGIGPGAGKTLAAMLTGGQTDIDLSHFRLGRFFDGSPIEPMSTV, encoded by the coding sequence ATGGATTCGAACAGCGTCTCGTACAAGGTATCGTCCACCTGGGAACGCCCAGCTGATCCACCGCACTCGCTACCCGCCGATGCGGACATCGTGATTATTGGTGGCGGTATCGTTGGTGTGTCCACCGCATGGTTCCTCGCGCGTCAGGGCGTTCGCGTGGTCCTGTGCGAGAAAGGCCACATTGCCGGCGAACAATCCGGGCGTAACTGGGGCTGGGTACGGCAACAGGGTCGCGATCCCAGAGAGCTGCCAATGATGATGGAAAGCCGTCGTATCTGGCTGGACCTGGAAGAACAGATCGGCGAAGAAGTTGGACTCAAGCAATGCGGTTGCCTGTTCATGGCCCGGAACGCCGAACAACTAGAAGAGCTCGAGTCCTGGTTACCCATAGCCAAAGAACACGGCCTTGATACCCGCATCATCAGTGGCTCCACACTGGATGAGCAGGTAAGTTACGCATCCCAACAATGGCGCGGCGCTATTTATACGGCGTCCGACTGCCGTGCAGAACCGCACAAGGCGGCACCAGCCATTGCCAGAGGCGCCGTTCGGGAAGGCGCTACGGTGCTAACTCACTGCGCCGTTCGTGGCATAGAGAGCGAAGCCGGCGCGGTATCGGCCGTGGTCACCGAACACGGCAGAATCCGCACGCGGGTCGTATTGTGTGCGGCCGGTGCCTGGACCAGCATGTTCTGCCGCTCGCTGGGCATTTCCGTTCCGCAGCTACGGGTCCGCGGCACCGTCGCCCGCACAGCACCGGCACCCGAGTTACTGCAAGGCTGCATGTTTGACGAAAAGATCGGTATCCGCCGCCGGCAGGATGGCGGCTATACCGTCGCCCACGGCTCCATACTCGATCACGGCATTACGCCAAGCACTCTGCGTTACGCGAGCAAGTTTATTCCGGCACTACGCCAGGAGTTCAAGGTTTTGCGCTTGTCCATCGGCCGCGATTTCTGGCAAGAACTGCGCACACCGAAACGCTGGTCACTCGACGCACCGTCGCCGTTCGAAAATACCCGGGTGCTGAACCCGGCACCAAATGCGGCCGTATTGCGGGAAATCAAAAGCAATCTGGCGGAAACGTTTCCCGCCCTGGCCGACGTAGAGCTCATTGAATCGTGGGCCGGCATGGTTGAAACCTCGCCGGACGTCGTTCCTGTGATGGGTGAAAGTGAAACGTTTCCGGGTTTTCACATAGCAACCGGATTCAGCGGCCATGGTTTTGGTATCGGCCCGGGTGCCGGCAAGACGCTTGCTGCCATGCTGACCGGTGGCCAGACTGACATCGACCTTTCCCATTTCCGCCTTGGCCGTTTTTTCGATGGCTCACCCATCGAGCCGATGAGCACGGTCTGA
- a CDS encoding efflux RND transporter permease subunit — protein sequence MKFMRTLLTNHPLVNILFGVVLVLGALSYSQMPREQDPEINFNFVSINTVLPGATAADVEQLVTSPLEDALRNVQDIRFVSSSSRDNVSNILVRFRELSEREFDKRVTDLRREIQSKTNDELPGDVEDPYVMEITTSNGFPTASVVLLGQADDERLRQQAKLVKEEIERLKGVDRVSAFGFNEPELQIEVDPVKLAANGITAADLADQVRASFQDVSAGKIDVDSEAWLVRVEGKTTDPEELANFLIAPLSEPQSKIPLDRVATVRRGRQEAQQAVSFNNRPAIFMSVTKVGFTNTLELVDRINAYVNDKNEVLAANGMELILSDDQTVQTRSALDVMQRNAGLGLFLVLGVCWLFLGMRIALFVTMGIGFSIAGTFWLLNVMGSTLNVSVLLGIVIVLGMLVDDAVVVVEALYYRLQRGQEAVSAALDSLAEVGKPVTSAVLTSISAFAPLMLLPGILGDFMQVIPLVVTVGLLVSLIEAFWILPSHVIATAPKKVTYKETLTHWRGRWTHLIRTRYTRALAYVFRRPVRFFVGSAAAFFLSIAAVGTGMVKVEFFTFDPIRMFYINVDMPPDAPLEKTLEQTVRVETRVRTLLRDEEIRAVTSMAGIKFTDSEALFGDQYGQIQVSLQPRANGGRSVREVVDSVRDIAINTPGDSEITFFELTGGPPAAKDVSVKVRSDDFDELRAATEAVKAIVEAIPGASNVADNDVPGRYELTLDLDEPAIREAGLTPGTVARLVRLHLDGEIVSFTRGAGEKIELRVRGPRRTVSDVRAILDDPIALPAGGNTTLGALTHTRTARSSGTVRHYQYRRSITVEADLAPGTTNTVDATNFIRDEWARIRLGFPTSDLEFGGAFDDIQESLDAMLFLLLFGLGLIYLILATQFRSYFQPMLILVTVPMAFIGVVFGLFVTNNPLSLYTLYGVVALTGIAVNAAIVLIDAANTRINDGMRPLHAIIYASRRRIVPILMTTLTTIAGLFSLATGLGGKSLLWGPVATSMVFGLAVATVMTLFLMPILFRAFMRLRGHRIRAGLQHALKQLRGKVVSG from the coding sequence ATGAAATTCATGCGAACGCTGCTGACCAATCACCCACTGGTCAATATCCTGTTCGGCGTGGTGCTGGTACTCGGCGCCCTGTCGTATTCGCAGATGCCGCGCGAGCAGGACCCGGAAATCAATTTCAACTTCGTCAGCATCAACACTGTTTTACCCGGCGCGACAGCGGCCGACGTCGAGCAGCTGGTTACCAGTCCGCTCGAAGATGCGCTGCGCAACGTGCAGGACATTCGCTTCGTCTCCAGCAGTTCCCGGGACAACGTATCAAATATTCTTGTGCGCTTTCGCGAACTCTCCGAACGCGAGTTCGACAAGCGGGTTACGGACCTTCGGCGAGAAATTCAGAGTAAGACCAACGACGAATTGCCAGGGGATGTTGAAGACCCCTACGTAATGGAAATTACCACCTCGAACGGCTTCCCTACAGCAAGTGTTGTGTTACTCGGGCAAGCCGACGACGAACGTTTGCGGCAACAGGCAAAACTGGTCAAAGAAGAGATCGAACGGCTCAAGGGTGTGGACCGTGTCAGCGCGTTTGGATTCAATGAGCCGGAACTGCAGATTGAAGTCGACCCGGTAAAGCTGGCGGCCAACGGCATAACCGCGGCGGACCTGGCTGATCAAGTTCGGGCTTCCTTTCAGGATGTGTCCGCGGGCAAGATCGACGTCGACAGCGAAGCCTGGTTAGTTCGGGTAGAAGGCAAGACTACCGATCCGGAAGAGCTTGCGAACTTTCTGATAGCACCACTCAGCGAACCGCAAAGCAAAATCCCACTGGATCGTGTTGCGACGGTCCGGCGTGGCCGACAGGAAGCGCAACAAGCGGTTAGTTTCAATAACCGCCCTGCAATCTTCATGTCCGTCACCAAAGTCGGCTTCACCAACACACTGGAGCTCGTTGATCGCATCAACGCCTATGTGAACGACAAGAACGAAGTGCTTGCCGCCAACGGTATGGAATTGATCCTGTCGGATGACCAAACGGTGCAGACCCGTTCGGCGCTCGACGTCATGCAACGCAATGCAGGCCTCGGTCTGTTTCTCGTGTTGGGTGTTTGCTGGCTCTTCCTGGGTATGCGCATCGCCCTCTTCGTTACCATGGGGATCGGCTTTTCCATCGCCGGCACGTTCTGGTTGTTGAACGTGATGGGTAGCACCCTCAATGTGTCGGTGCTGCTCGGTATCGTCATTGTTCTGGGTATGCTGGTCGATGATGCGGTGGTCGTGGTCGAAGCGCTCTACTACCGATTGCAGCGCGGCCAGGAAGCGGTATCGGCTGCCCTGGACTCCTTGGCGGAAGTCGGTAAACCGGTTACGTCTGCAGTGTTGACCTCGATTTCGGCGTTCGCACCCCTGATGTTGTTGCCGGGAATTCTCGGTGACTTCATGCAGGTTATTCCGCTGGTCGTTACCGTCGGATTGTTGGTCAGCCTGATAGAAGCGTTCTGGATACTGCCGTCGCACGTCATTGCAACCGCACCAAAGAAAGTAACCTACAAGGAAACGCTGACACACTGGCGAGGTCGTTGGACCCACCTTATCCGCACTCGCTATACCCGCGCACTTGCCTATGTATTTCGCCGGCCCGTCCGCTTTTTCGTTGGCAGCGCCGCGGCATTTTTTCTGTCGATTGCGGCGGTTGGTACGGGCATGGTCAAAGTTGAGTTCTTCACTTTTGACCCGATCCGGATGTTTTACATCAATGTGGATATGCCACCGGATGCACCACTGGAGAAAACGCTCGAGCAGACGGTGCGTGTCGAAACTCGCGTGCGCACGCTGCTAAGGGACGAGGAAATTCGCGCCGTAACCAGCATGGCGGGTATCAAGTTCACCGATTCCGAAGCATTGTTCGGCGATCAGTACGGACAGATTCAGGTATCACTGCAACCGCGGGCAAACGGCGGTCGCTCAGTGCGGGAAGTGGTTGACTCGGTGCGGGATATCGCAATCAATACGCCGGGTGACTCAGAGATTACGTTCTTTGAACTGACCGGCGGGCCACCGGCGGCGAAGGACGTCAGTGTCAAGGTTCGCAGCGACGACTTCGACGAACTGCGGGCGGCAACAGAAGCGGTGAAGGCTATTGTGGAAGCGATTCCGGGCGCATCGAATGTTGCGGACAACGACGTACCTGGCCGTTACGAACTAACGCTGGACCTGGACGAGCCAGCAATCCGTGAAGCGGGCCTGACGCCCGGCACTGTCGCTCGCCTGGTTCGTTTGCATCTGGACGGCGAAATCGTTTCCTTCACTCGTGGTGCCGGTGAAAAAATTGAGCTGCGCGTCCGCGGGCCCCGGCGTACCGTCAGCGATGTGCGTGCGATCCTCGATGACCCGATCGCGTTGCCAGCCGGTGGCAATACAACGCTGGGTGCGCTGACCCATACGCGGACCGCGCGCAGCAGCGGCACCGTTCGGCATTATCAATACCGCCGCTCGATTACGGTCGAAGCGGATCTGGCACCCGGCACCACCAATACAGTCGACGCCACGAATTTCATCCGTGATGAATGGGCCAGGATCCGCCTGGGCTTTCCAACGTCCGACCTCGAGTTTGGCGGTGCATTTGACGACATTCAGGAGAGCCTGGATGCAATGTTGTTCCTGTTGCTGTTTGGTCTTGGACTTATCTACCTGATCCTCGCCACCCAGTTCCGCAGCTATTTCCAGCCGATGTTGATTTTGGTCACGGTGCCAATGGCGTTTATTGGTGTGGTATTCGGCCTGTTCGTCACCAACAACCCGCTCAGCCTGTACACGCTCTATGGCGTTGTTGCTCTGACCGGTATCGCGGTCAATGCGGCAATCGTGCTTATCGATGCTGCGAATACCCGTATCAATGACGGCATGCGTCCCTTGCACGCCATTATTTACGCATCGCGGCGACGGATTGTGCCGATCCTGATGACGACCTTGACCACGATAGCGGGCCTGTTTTCGCTTGCGACCGGTCTGGGTGGCAAGTCTCTGTTGTGGGGCCCGGTAGCCACCAGCATGGTGTTTGGACTGGCCGTGGCAACAGTGATGACCCTCTTTTTGATGCCGATTCTGTTCCGCGCGTTCATGCGCTTGCGCGGCCACCGGATAAGAGCCGGTTTGCAGCACGCGTTGAAACAACTGCGGGGCAAGGTAGTATCGGGCTGA
- a CDS encoding efflux RND transporter periplasmic adaptor subunit: MKLLTRLILLSAFLHSTLTAAAIPVTVGPLAEQLLDLEVRAPAMVVPANQAVITAQVTGLIEAVEQDVGASVKQGDVLIRLDSDDAQLALDRARAELQALDAQIEQAAARLKRGEDLIESSFISDDDLLDRRTTLAVLRANRAAQELGIRSAQLALSRTRISAPYDATVVARAAQVGSLAQPGTPLLTLVQTSAREVDADIDPRYAADLPNAQDLRLESQGRSWPLGLARLAGVIDAAARTQKGRFSFAGPPAAIGTSGEVVWKVATGLLPVPLIVQRDGQLGVFVADGTTARFVALPDAQEGRPASADLPPATLLVIRGQSRLQDGDKLQIDRL, from the coding sequence ATGAAGTTGCTGACTCGCCTGATCCTGCTCTCTGCCTTCTTACATTCGACCCTGACAGCCGCGGCTATACCGGTGACGGTTGGTCCGCTTGCGGAACAACTCCTGGACCTTGAAGTCCGCGCGCCCGCGATGGTTGTACCGGCTAACCAAGCAGTGATAACGGCGCAGGTTACGGGGCTGATAGAGGCTGTCGAGCAGGATGTCGGCGCATCCGTAAAGCAAGGTGATGTCCTGATCCGGCTCGATAGTGATGATGCGCAACTGGCATTGGACCGGGCCCGAGCCGAGTTGCAGGCACTCGACGCGCAGATTGAACAGGCGGCGGCTCGCTTAAAACGCGGCGAGGACCTCATCGAAAGCAGTTTCATCTCTGACGATGATCTCCTCGACCGACGGACGACACTGGCGGTGCTCCGGGCCAACCGCGCCGCACAGGAACTGGGCATTCGCAGTGCCCAACTTGCGTTGTCTCGTACCCGTATCAGTGCGCCTTATGACGCCACTGTCGTTGCGCGCGCCGCGCAGGTGGGCAGCCTCGCACAACCCGGAACGCCGTTACTGACGCTGGTCCAAACCAGTGCACGCGAAGTCGACGCAGACATTGATCCCCGTTACGCCGCCGACCTGCCGAACGCGCAAGACCTGCGCCTCGAAAGTCAGGGCCGGTCGTGGCCACTCGGTTTGGCACGACTGGCTGGCGTTATCGATGCCGCGGCGCGCACGCAAAAAGGCCGTTTCAGTTTTGCCGGGCCTCCTGCGGCCATTGGCACCAGCGGTGAAGTCGTGTGGAAAGTGGCGACCGGCTTGTTGCCCGTTCCCTTGATCGTGCAGCGCGATGGTCAGCTCGGCGTCTTTGTCGCGGATGGCACCACTGCACGTTTTGTCGCGCTACCTGATGCCCAAGAAGGCCGTCCTGCCAGCGCCGATTTACCACCGGCAACCTTGCTGGTGATTCGTGGTCAATCGAGGCTGCAGGACGGCGATAAACTGCAGATCGATCGCCTATGA
- a CDS encoding energy transducer TonB, whose translation MINRYVAATPPGVIIAASLLLLMQQLIKSGNDVLIPTTGRLPTIFHDVTVPPPPPQQRDSTPPERIVLPLPTPTGTPALTADPKTERVTVPTPRTLPPTQTSLTELPEWTESSLVSLVRIEPVYPQRAANQRIEGTVVVSFDVGADGLVSDPVIVSSSHPVFNNAALSAVAKFRYQPRVIDGTPVPTSGVQTLFRFELKD comes from the coding sequence ATGATTAACCGATACGTAGCCGCTACACCGCCCGGCGTCATCATTGCCGCGAGTTTGTTACTGCTCATGCAGCAGTTGATCAAATCGGGCAACGACGTACTGATACCCACCACAGGTCGACTGCCGACGATATTTCACGACGTCACAGTGCCACCGCCGCCGCCGCAACAGAGGGACTCAACGCCGCCGGAACGTATTGTCTTGCCCCTGCCGACACCGACCGGCACTCCGGCACTTACCGCCGACCCGAAGACAGAACGGGTAACCGTCCCAACACCCAGGACTCTACCGCCAACACAAACATCGCTCACCGAGCTGCCGGAATGGACTGAGAGTTCACTTGTCAGCCTGGTTCGGATTGAACCGGTCTATCCGCAACGAGCGGCAAATCAGCGCATCGAGGGGACAGTGGTCGTGAGCTTCGACGTGGGCGCTGACGGCCTGGTCAGTGACCCCGTCATCGTGAGTTCCAGTCACCCGGTATTTAACAATGCGGCGTTAAGCGCTGTTGCGAAGTTCCGTTACCAGCCACGGGTCATCGATGGCACACCGGTCCCCACGAGCGGCGTGCAGACCTTGTTCCGCTTCGAACTAAAGGACTGA
- a CDS encoding PadR family transcriptional regulator, whose amino-acid sequence MAKTNPPFMSGVPELLLLRLLAQREMYGYELVRSIRQVTDEAIKLGEGVIYPVLHGLERDGALQARRKAVDGRTRVYYSLTHNGSKRLEQLQQEWQRVQGGISAVLEGGAHA is encoded by the coding sequence ATGGCCAAGACCAACCCACCGTTCATGAGTGGCGTCCCCGAACTCCTGTTGTTGCGGCTGCTCGCGCAGCGCGAGATGTACGGCTACGAGCTGGTGCGCTCTATTCGCCAGGTCACCGATGAGGCCATCAAGCTGGGCGAGGGCGTAATCTACCCGGTGTTACACGGTCTGGAACGGGACGGCGCATTGCAGGCCCGTCGCAAAGCCGTGGATGGCCGCACTCGTGTTTATTACTCTTTGACCCACAACGGCAGCAAGCGCCTCGAGCAATTGCAGCAGGAATGGCAGCGCGTGCAGGGGGGAATCAGTGCAGTTCTGGAGGGCGGCGCTCATGCATGA
- a CDS encoding permease prefix domain 1-containing protein — protein MHDPDFQRLSVQLQAAGIGRRHAERSVAELKDHYADLVEDLQSRGLDAVAARAEASRQLGDLSVLGQLFAKAPKLRAWPYRYPALARCLLPVACLAVLPVTPVIAGWQHASVVMRWAFAMLASAAFTAILLGFLQLSIQLS, from the coding sequence ATGCATGACCCCGATTTTCAGCGCTTGTCGGTGCAACTGCAGGCAGCAGGCATCGGCCGTCGGCACGCCGAGCGGTCAGTGGCTGAACTCAAAGATCATTACGCTGATCTGGTGGAGGACTTGCAGAGCCGGGGCCTGGACGCGGTTGCCGCAAGGGCTGAAGCCAGCCGGCAGCTGGGCGATCTTTCCGTGCTTGGCCAACTGTTTGCAAAGGCCCCGAAATTGCGCGCGTGGCCTTATCGTTATCCGGCTCTTGCCCGCTGCCTGTTACCGGTTGCTTGCCTGGCTGTGCTGCCGGTGACACCGGTCATCGCCGGCTGGCAACATGCGTCCGTCGTGATGCGCTGGGCTTTCGCCATGCTCGCAAGCGCGGCCTTTACTGCCATATTGCTGGGATTCCTGCAGCTCTCGATACAGCTAAGCTGA
- a CDS encoding DUF3108 domain-containing protein — MIRYNRFLVHTLTSLIALLLTGNALSNEVLVPHVAEYKVKISVLGGTMRTQVFDVGDAYMARSVISPTGFASMFMDGSIVEQSEFVVDEDVLRPRHYESIDTLSKEKTTISFDFDWQDRKVTGVINEQDFAFTIGGLLHDRVSIQYQLMQNLRNGKDAGQYAMLDGDELKRLKVTNIGTRRIKVPFGRFDAVGIQHQADDSSRVSTLWCVRELGYLPIVIEQHKDGKLRVQAVLTDYRELPAATDVNAAK, encoded by the coding sequence GTGATCCGATACAATCGGTTCTTAGTCCACACACTGACGAGCCTGATCGCTTTGCTGTTGACCGGCAACGCATTGTCCAATGAGGTCCTGGTACCCCACGTCGCAGAATACAAAGTGAAAATAAGCGTTCTGGGCGGCACGATGCGTACCCAGGTGTTTGACGTCGGAGATGCCTATATGGCCCGCTCCGTTATTTCGCCAACCGGGTTCGCGAGTATGTTCATGGACGGGAGCATCGTTGAGCAGTCGGAGTTTGTGGTGGATGAAGACGTGTTGCGGCCGCGGCATTACGAGTCCATCGACACGCTGTCCAAAGAGAAGACGACGATCAGCTTCGACTTTGATTGGCAGGACCGGAAAGTCACCGGTGTGATCAACGAGCAGGATTTCGCGTTCACCATCGGCGGCTTACTGCACGACCGTGTTTCGATTCAATACCAGTTGATGCAGAACTTGCGCAATGGCAAGGACGCAGGCCAGTACGCGATGCTCGACGGGGATGAACTCAAGCGCTTGAAAGTCACCAATATCGGCACCCGCCGTATCAAGGTTCCGTTCGGCCGTTTCGACGCCGTTGGGATCCAGCACCAGGCGGACGACTCATCGCGGGTCAGCACCCTCTGGTGCGTCCGCGAACTCGGTTACTTGCCGATCGTGATTGAGCAGCACAAAGACGGAAAACTGCGCGTTCAGGCCGTGCTGACGGACTATCGTGAGCTGCCTGCAGCAACCGACGTCAATGCCGCAAAATGA
- a CDS encoding lysophospholipid acyltransferase family protein, with protein sequence MSNQTQPEDLEARRSAASRRRMTLLRRFYYWVGMPVLKGVSWLLWSTYRKQYVIGADTLERLLSSESICAPVYWHQHTFICLNMMREWLQRGFKAGFIITASVDGEVPSRVAHSWGATVVRGSAKHTNALAMRDIQQAMKRGVSIVSAADGPLGPIYEFKTGVVLMARIGNAPLVPISCAADRAWYLRRWDNFLLPKPFAKVVLAVGEPMPIPRSTPVADLEQHRQAIEAATNALMRSAEAALKGESQ encoded by the coding sequence ATGAGCAATCAAACCCAACCTGAAGACCTTGAAGCACGCCGCAGCGCGGCTTCCAGACGCCGTATGACACTGTTGCGGCGGTTCTACTACTGGGTAGGCATGCCGGTGCTAAAAGGCGTCAGCTGGCTGCTGTGGTCCACCTACCGCAAGCAATACGTCATCGGTGCCGACACGCTGGAGCGATTGCTCAGCAGCGAGTCGATCTGCGCGCCGGTGTACTGGCATCAGCACACGTTTATTTGCCTGAACATGATGCGGGAATGGCTGCAACGGGGGTTCAAAGCGGGTTTCATAATTACGGCCTCCGTTGACGGCGAAGTACCGTCACGCGTGGCGCATTCCTGGGGTGCCACCGTGGTCCGTGGCTCGGCGAAACACACGAACGCACTGGCCATGCGTGATATCCAGCAAGCCATGAAACGTGGCGTCTCCATTGTGAGCGCCGCCGACGGACCGTTGGGCCCGATCTACGAATTCAAGACGGGGGTGGTATTGATGGCACGCATCGGCAATGCCCCTCTTGTACCGATATCCTGCGCAGCCGATCGTGCGTGGTATTTGCGTCGGTGGGACAATTTTCTGTTACCAAAGCCGTTTGCGAAGGTTGTGCTTGCGGTTGGCGAACCCATGCCGATACCCCGCTCTACACCCGTGGCTGATCTCGAGCAACACCGGCAGGCAATCGAGGCGGCGACCAACGCGTTAATGCGCTCGGCTGAAGCTGCATTGAAAGGGGAATCCCAGTGA
- a CDS encoding cytochrome P450, which produces MNLANSNSQQAPGPEGVVSINVEPASLKTLRDLQARYGNVVEFEAPGDRRGMFINDPACVRRLLVRHHPKYRKGRGFERVEMLLGNGLIVSDGDVWRRSRTMIQPAFSRQNVHQLEALMIDCTKHKLAAWQSVAAAGEVLNVTQEMSDFALELILRAIFSDDYETRILSGGENPFAFLSQDATRDLSVVLKLRQLRELLLDIIASRRAGHASNSYDFLSMYLTAVDKQGQAFSDRELLDELMTLIVAGYETSAGTLNWAWYLLAHHPEAADKLQAEAAAYGTAFEGAADDPALTGLNWSQQVLDETLRLYPPVWLFSRRSLESDEIEGYAIPANADVYLSPFILQRSSEFWSDPDSFKPERFGPDGPYQKGDRPFFPFSLGPRRCLGEYFSFLEMKIHLGMLSQQFRLLPVTEQHPGLDLGINLRSLSDIQLKPELRH; this is translated from the coding sequence ATGAACTTAGCTAACAGCAACAGCCAACAGGCACCGGGCCCGGAGGGCGTCGTTTCAATTAACGTTGAACCGGCGTCACTGAAAACCCTGCGGGATTTGCAGGCCCGTTACGGCAATGTGGTGGAATTCGAGGCGCCCGGCGACCGCCGCGGCATGTTTATCAACGACCCGGCCTGCGTGCGCCGCCTGTTAGTCCGGCATCACCCCAAATACCGCAAAGGGCGGGGGTTTGAGCGCGTTGAAATGCTGCTCGGCAACGGACTGATAGTCAGTGACGGTGACGTTTGGCGCCGTTCGCGGACCATGATCCAGCCGGCTTTCAGTCGCCAGAACGTGCACCAGCTGGAAGCGCTGATGATCGACTGCACGAAACACAAGCTGGCTGCCTGGCAGTCAGTGGCGGCCGCGGGAGAGGTGCTCAACGTTACCCAGGAAATGAGCGATTTCGCGCTGGAACTCATTTTGCGAGCGATTTTCAGCGACGATTATGAAACGCGTATCCTGAGCGGCGGCGAAAACCCCTTTGCATTTCTTAGCCAGGACGCGACCCGGGATCTGTCAGTGGTACTGAAGCTGCGGCAACTCCGTGAACTATTGCTCGACATCATCGCCAGTCGACGCGCCGGCCATGCGAGCAACAGTTACGATTTTCTGTCGATGTACCTGACCGCGGTCGATAAGCAAGGTCAGGCCTTCAGCGACCGCGAGCTGCTTGATGAACTCATGACTTTGATCGTTGCAGGCTACGAAACCTCTGCCGGTACCCTGAACTGGGCGTGGTACTTACTGGCGCACCACCCCGAGGCGGCCGACAAGCTGCAGGCGGAAGCCGCCGCGTACGGCACGGCTTTCGAAGGTGCCGCGGACGACCCGGCACTGACCGGCTTGAACTGGTCGCAACAGGTGCTGGATGAAACTTTGCGGCTTTACCCGCCGGTCTGGCTGTTTTCCCGTCGTTCACTGGAGAGCGACGAGATTGAAGGCTATGCCATACCGGCCAATGCGGATGTCTACCTTTCGCCGTTTATTCTGCAGCGCAGCAGTGAGTTCTGGAGCGACCCTGACAGTTTCAAACCGGAACGGTTCGGCCCCGACGGGCCATACCAGAAAGGTGATCGGCCATTCTTTCCGTTTTCCCTCGGCCCGCGTCGTTGTCTCGGTGAATACTTCTCATTTCTGGAAATGAAAATTCATCTCGGTATGCTGTCACAGCAATTCCGGCTGTTGCCGGTAACCGAACAACATCCCGGGCTCGACCTGGGTATCAATTTGCGCTCACTGAGCGACATCCAACTCAAACCCGAACTTCGGCACTGA